The Caldisericum exile AZM16c01 region TCAATGTTGCAAGATGTGTTGGTTGTGGTATTTGTGCAAACGTATGTAATTTTGGTGCGATAAGTATCATAAATAGGATTGCAAAGATTGATCGAGAAAAATGCACAGGTTGTGGTGAATGCGTGCAGGTCTGTCCAAGAAATGCAATCAGTTTGAATTAAAGGGTGGATTATGGTAATATCTATTGCAAGCGGTAAAGGTGGCACAGGTAAAACAACACTTACAGCATCTCTTGCAGCGCTCCCTTTTGATGCGGTTGTTGTGGATTGCGATGTTGATGCACCTGATTTATACCTTCTTTTAAAACCAACGATTCTTAAGACTAAAGATTT contains the following coding sequences:
- a CDS encoding nucleotide-binding protein, which encodes MVISIASGKGGTGKTTLTASLAALPFDAVVVDCDVDAPDLYLLLKPTILKTKDFYGSKLASIDKNILCKVWRLY